Proteins encoded within one genomic window of Numenius arquata chromosome 12, bNumArq3.hap1.1, whole genome shotgun sequence:
- the SPATA2 gene encoding spermatogenesis-associated protein 2: MDTKYKDDLFRKYVQFHECKLNASDNKQRPINDEYLRVAAAALLCLPKIDPFYRFRLIKFYEMAENSLRSVKSSSLHSLCNAFSMLETVGINLFLYPWKKEFKNIKTYTGPFVYYVKSALTEDDVRQILNYMGYVQELGTMYKLKEQVDAIQVKMVSFELFLAKVECEQLLEIHLQVKDKGYSEIDVINERKNSTEDVRGCSEAMKRRAECKENLNTSMARMVLQKSASERASKDYFKPKVSKPSKSVDTYDNYWESKKPPLMSSLSLRKEPILVDAEDDIKDEIIRPSPSLLTMSSSPHGCSDEFLPTSSHHNGMLRTNVPYSSYFSAQEDLDLYTDPDSRSMLNFKRQDAIKPDVWLLKNDANPVYHKRTHLAKETASLKCQNCGVPCGTSVCQKCDNLFNSRQEYPAVKQSTYSIKPLPNDGLSPASGLREKSQYTSQTQSQERAAQFSSKSKPSGTSRCGFCNRSGAANTCTFCSKVSCDTCLSAYYYDPCCRKSELHRFMPNNQLNYKSSQLSHVVYR; encoded by the exons ATGGATACAAAATATAAAGACGATTTATTTAGAAAGTATGTACAGTTCCATGAATGCAAACTGAATGCCTCTGACAACAAGCAGCGTCCTATTAATGATGAGTATTTGCGAGTGGCAGCGGCAGCCTTACTTTGCCTTCCCAAAATTGATCCCTTTTATAGATTCCGGTTGATAAAATTTTACGAGATGGCTGAAAACTCACTGAGATCTGTGAAGTCCTCAAGTTTACATTCTCTCTGTAATGCATTCAGCATGCTTGAGACAGTTGGAATTAATCTCTTTCTTTACCCCTGGAAAAAGGAGTTCAAAAATATTAAG ACCTACACTGGACCCTTTGTTTACTATGTAAAGTCTGCTCTAACTGAAGATGATGTAAGACAGATTTTGAACTACATGGGCTATGTCCAAGAACTGGGAACAATGTATAAGCTTAAAGAGCAGGTTGATGCCATTCAAGTGAAAATGGTTTCATTTGAACTCTTTTTGGCCAAAGTGGAGTGTGAGCAGCTTCTTGAAATTCACTTGCAAGTGAAAGATAAAGGTTATTCAGAGATTGATGTCATAAACGAACGAAAAAATAGCACTGAAGATGTTAGAGGCTGCTCAGAAGCCATGAAACGGCGTGCAGAGTGCAAAGAAAACTTAAACACTTCCATGGCACGAATGGTACTCCAGAAATCAGCGAGCGAACGGGCCTCTAAAGATTATTTCAAGCCAAAGGTGAGCAAGCCTTCTAAGTCAGTGGACACATATGATAATTACTGGGAAAGTAAGAAACCACCTTTGATGAGCTCTCTGAGTCTCAGGAAAGAACCAATTTTAGTTGATGCGGAAGATGACATTAAAGATGAAATTATCCGTCCGTCACCCTCTCTTCTGACAATGTCAAGCTCCCCGCATGGGTGTTCAGATGAATTCTTGCCAACTTCATCTCATCACAATGGCATGCTGAGAACAAATGTCCCTTACAGCTCCTATTTTTCTGCTCAAGAGGACTTAGATTTATATACTGATCCTGATTCTAGAAGtatgttaaattttaaaagacaagACGCTATTAAACCTGATGTGTGGCTGTTAAAAAATGATGCCAACCCTGTTTACCACAAACGCACCCACCTAGCCAAAGAGACAGCTTCCCTCAAGTGCCAAAACTGTGGTGTACCTTGTGGCACTTCTGTTTGCCAAAAGTGTGACAATCTATTCAACTCTAGGCAGGAATATCCAGCCGTGAAACAGAGCACCTATTCAATCAAACCACTTCCAAACGATGGCTTGTCTCCTGCATCTGGTTTAAGGGAGAAATCTCAGTACACGTCACAGACTCAGAGTCAAGAGAGAGCTGCTCAATTCAGTTCAAAATCCAAACCTTCAGGCACCTCGCGCTGCGGCTTTTGTAACCGATCTGGAGCTGCAAACACTTGCACATTTTGCTCAAAAGTCTCGTGTGACACTTGCCTCAGTGCTTACTATTACGATCCCTGCTGTAGGAAAAGTGAGCTTCACAGATTCATGCCTAACAATCAGCTAAACTATAAGTCGTCCCAGCTGTCCCATGTGGTTTATAGATAG